One part of the Microlunatus elymi genome encodes these proteins:
- a CDS encoding YciI family protein — protein MRYLLLISADESRIDDGEPSDEAIKVFTDWMDDLVRRGVLLSHEGLQPSRTATTVRVRDGHTLLTDGPYIEAKDQIGGMAIVEVDDLDAAIAIAAGHPACAWGQVEVRPIRQIASS, from the coding sequence ATGCGCTATCTGTTGTTGATCAGCGCCGACGAGTCCCGGATCGACGACGGCGAACCGTCCGACGAGGCGATCAAGGTATTCACCGACTGGATGGACGATCTGGTCCGCCGCGGTGTGCTGCTGAGTCACGAGGGACTGCAGCCCAGCCGGACGGCGACTACCGTACGGGTCCGCGACGGCCACACCCTGCTCACCGACGGGCCGTACATCGAGGCGAAGGATCAGATCGGCGGGATGGCGATCGTCGAGGTTGATGATCTTGATGCCGCGATCGCCATTGCCGCCGGCCATCCGGCCTGTGCCTGGGGCCAGGTGGAGGTCCGGCCGATCCGGCAGATCGCCTCCTCGTGA
- a CDS encoding alpha/beta fold hydrolase, with translation MEKTTSADGTVIAYEGSGSGAALVCVSPAFGLRGVFDDLAAEFAAEHTVVRYDRRGRGDSTDAIAPADVASYRIEREVEDLAAVIAAVGGPVAVLGYSSGCHLALAAAAAGLPVDRIALYEPPFRRGDTVIKSELVDKLAGLVAAGRLGDAVATFQIEGVGAPAEMVNDMRRTPMFAALEAVGQTVVYDATLTADPAPSQAVRSLSQPVLAIAGADTWPMLIDGARYVAESVPHGEFIEVPGGANHAMGAVETAAALRPFLS, from the coding sequence ATGGAAAAGACAACCTCCGCCGACGGCACCGTGATCGCGTACGAGGGGAGCGGCAGCGGCGCAGCGCTGGTCTGCGTCTCTCCCGCCTTCGGTCTGCGCGGCGTCTTCGACGACCTGGCGGCCGAATTCGCCGCCGAGCACACCGTGGTGCGCTACGACCGGCGAGGTCGCGGCGACAGTACCGATGCGATCGCCCCGGCCGATGTGGCCTCGTACCGGATCGAACGTGAGGTCGAGGACCTGGCCGCGGTGATCGCCGCAGTCGGCGGCCCGGTCGCGGTGCTCGGCTACTCCTCCGGCTGCCACCTGGCCTTGGCGGCAGCGGCCGCCGGGCTGCCGGTCGACCGGATCGCCCTGTACGAGCCGCCGTTCCGGCGCGGCGATACCGTGATCAAGTCCGAGCTGGTCGACAAGCTGGCCGGGCTGGTGGCGGCCGGTCGCCTCGGTGACGCGGTCGCGACGTTCCAGATCGAAGGCGTCGGCGCACCGGCGGAGATGGTCAACGACATGCGCCGGACGCCGATGTTCGCGGCGCTGGAGGCGGTCGGACAAACCGTCGTCTACGACGCCACCCTGACCGCCGATCCGGCGCCGAGCCAGGCCGTCCGTTCACTGTCCCAGCCGGTGCTGGCGATCGCCGGCGCCGACACCTGGCCGATGCTCATCGACGGTGCCCGCTACGTCGCCGAGTCGGTTCCCCACGGCGAATTCATCGAGGTGCCCGGCGGCGCGAACCACGCGATGGGTGCGGTCGAAACGGCCGCCGCGCTACGCCCGTTCCTGAGCTGA
- a CDS encoding glycine C-acetyltransferase, which translates to MKNQLAAGLEQLRTEGLYKAEAVIDTPQSASIGVGGETVLNLCANNYLGLADHPAMITAAHEALDRWGFGMASVRFICGTTALHKQLEAKIAGFLRTDDAILYGSCFDANGGLFETLLTDQDAIISDELNHASIIDGVRLSKARRLRYKNRDMADLQAQLESAADARYRLIATDGVFSMDGYVAPLDKIVELAEQYDALVMVDDSHAVGFVGPSGAGTPELFGVQDKIDIVTGTLGKALGGASGGYTAARAEIVEMLRQRSRPYLFSNSLAPSIAAAAVAAIDLLESSGELLQQLRDNTAYFRAEMGQRGFDIPESDHAIVPVMIGDAVKAAEMADKLLADGIYVRAFSYPVVPRGKARIRTQMSAAHTRDDLDRALAAFERARQ; encoded by the coding sequence ATGAAGAACCAGCTCGCGGCCGGTCTCGAGCAGCTGCGGACCGAGGGGCTGTACAAGGCAGAGGCGGTGATCGACACCCCGCAGTCGGCCTCGATCGGCGTCGGCGGCGAGACCGTACTCAACCTGTGTGCCAACAACTATCTCGGACTGGCCGACCACCCGGCGATGATCACCGCAGCCCATGAAGCCTTGGACCGTTGGGGTTTCGGGATGGCGTCGGTCAGATTCATCTGCGGCACCACTGCGTTGCACAAGCAGTTGGAAGCCAAGATCGCCGGCTTCCTGCGCACCGACGACGCGATCCTGTACGGGTCCTGTTTCGACGCCAATGGCGGTCTGTTCGAGACCCTGCTGACCGATCAGGACGCGATCATCTCCGACGAGCTGAACCATGCCAGCATCATCGACGGGGTCCGGCTGAGCAAGGCCCGGCGGTTGCGTTACAAGAACCGGGACATGGCAGATCTTCAAGCCCAGTTGGAAAGCGCAGCCGATGCGCGGTACCGGCTGATCGCCACCGACGGGGTGTTCTCGATGGACGGCTACGTCGCGCCGCTGGACAAGATCGTCGAGCTGGCCGAGCAGTACGACGCGCTGGTGATGGTCGACGACTCACACGCCGTCGGCTTCGTCGGCCCGTCCGGAGCCGGCACCCCGGAGCTGTTCGGGGTGCAGGACAAGATCGACATCGTCACCGGCACTCTGGGCAAGGCGCTGGGTGGAGCGAGTGGCGGCTACACCGCGGCCCGAGCCGAGATCGTGGAGATGTTGCGGCAGCGCTCGCGGCCGTACCTGTTCTCCAACTCGCTGGCGCCGTCGATCGCGGCCGCCGCGGTGGCCGCGATCGATCTGCTCGAGTCCTCCGGCGAACTGCTGCAGCAGTTGCGTGACAACACCGCGTACTTCCGTGCGGAGATGGGCCAACGAGGCTTCGACATCCCCGAATCCGACCACGCGATCGTGCCGGTGATGATCGGCGATGCCGTCAAGGCCGCCGAGATGGCCGACAAGCTGCTGGCCGACGGCATCTACGTCCGCGCCTTCTCCTACCCGGTGGTGCCGCGCGGCAAGGCCCGGATCCGAACCCAGATGTCTGCCGCACACACCCGCGATGATCTTGATCGCGCCCTCGCCGCCTTCGAACGCGCCCGCCAGTAG
- a CDS encoding sigma-70 family RNA polymerase sigma factor, with protein MTEAEPAVAALVDRLFRDQWGRLLSIVIGQTGEIELAEECVQEAFAQALDRWPSAGIPDSPEGWLVTAARRRAVDRIRRDRVGRDKLRIIAGSDHSAQAGAGQPAQDQLEQDQLESGVADERLRLLFTCCHPALAVESQAALALRTLLGLSVAEIARGFGVSEVAMAKRLTRTKIKIRDAGIPYRVPPAAQLAERIDGVLGAIYLLSNEGYAGTGGDRLIRGDLFR; from the coding sequence GTGACCGAGGCCGAGCCCGCTGTTGCCGCACTGGTCGATCGGCTCTTTCGTGATCAGTGGGGCAGGTTGCTGTCGATCGTGATCGGGCAGACAGGCGAGATCGAATTGGCGGAGGAGTGCGTGCAGGAGGCATTCGCCCAGGCGCTGGACCGTTGGCCGTCGGCCGGGATCCCGGACAGTCCCGAGGGCTGGCTGGTGACCGCTGCACGACGACGAGCGGTGGACCGGATTCGTCGAGATCGGGTCGGCCGGGACAAGCTGCGGATCATCGCCGGCTCCGACCACTCCGCGCAGGCCGGCGCCGGGCAACCAGCACAAGATCAACTGGAGCAAGATCAACTGGAAAGCGGAGTTGCCGACGAACGGTTGCGACTTCTCTTCACCTGCTGCCATCCGGCGCTGGCCGTCGAATCACAAGCCGCTCTGGCGCTGCGGACACTGCTCGGGCTGTCGGTGGCCGAGATCGCCCGGGGTTTCGGGGTCAGCGAAGTGGCGATGGCCAAGCGGCTGACGCGTACCAAGATCAAGATCAGGGACGCCGGCATCCCTTACCGGGTGCCGCCTGCGGCTCAGCTGGCCGAGCGTATCGACGGTGTCCTCGGCGCGATCTACCTGCTGTCCAACGAGGGCTACGCCGGCACCGGTGGGGATCGGCTGATCCGCGGCGACCTTTTTCGATGA
- a CDS encoding RNA polymerase sigma factor, translated as MADLVARLMPDEPEVIGLQVLLILHAARATARMNPDGVLIPMEEQDRLLWDRDMIGNGLRLLVQARHRDRPGPYQLQAMIAGCHVIAARAEETDWARIVILYDALLAVAPSPTVRLNRIVAISMRDGPGVGLAMLAEATPDTLPDDHLLPATRADLLRRLGRSSEAETQYRKAIRLTSNGGERSYLRRRLSELT; from the coding sequence TTGGCAGATCTGGTCGCTCGGTTGATGCCGGACGAGCCGGAGGTGATCGGGTTGCAGGTGTTGTTGATCTTGCACGCCGCGCGGGCGACAGCCCGGATGAACCCGGATGGCGTGCTGATTCCGATGGAGGAACAAGATCGACTCCTGTGGGATCGCGACATGATCGGCAACGGACTGCGACTGCTGGTGCAGGCCCGCCATCGGGATCGACCGGGACCGTACCAGCTGCAGGCGATGATCGCCGGCTGCCACGTGATTGCCGCACGCGCGGAGGAGACCGACTGGGCCCGGATCGTGATCTTGTACGACGCGCTGCTGGCCGTGGCGCCGTCGCCGACCGTCCGGCTGAACCGGATCGTCGCGATCTCGATGCGAGACGGACCCGGGGTCGGGCTGGCCATGCTGGCTGAAGCAACGCCGGACACGCTGCCGGATGATCATCTGCTGCCCGCAACCCGGGCCGATCTACTGCGCCGGCTAGGACGGTCGAGTGAGGCGGAAACTCAATACCGCAAGGCGATCCGGTTGACCAGCAACGGCGGCGAACGGAGCTATCTGCGCCGACGCCTCAGCGAACTGACGTGA
- a CDS encoding GNAT family N-acetyltransferase, translated as MNGPRAGFPNETISRDQVSLRELLPEDAPTVAAAVDAEILRWLPLLPNPYRLEDAAFFCTEVAPATLRSGKGIVRAVEVDGQLAGVIDLKKADWRARTVEVGYWTAGWARGRGLTSATVDLLSRWALTEQGFRRVELRAAVGNVGSQRVAERAGFAREGVLRWAGLTADEPTDIVVFSRIRTDLGDALA; from the coding sequence GTGAACGGGCCGCGAGCGGGTTTTCCGAACGAGACGATCAGCCGGGATCAGGTGTCCCTGCGCGAACTGCTGCCCGAGGACGCGCCGACGGTCGCCGCAGCGGTGGACGCGGAGATCCTGCGCTGGTTGCCGTTGCTGCCGAATCCTTACCGGCTTGAGGATGCGGCGTTCTTCTGCACCGAAGTCGCTCCGGCCACACTTCGATCGGGCAAGGGAATCGTCCGAGCGGTCGAGGTTGACGGACAGCTTGCCGGAGTGATCGATCTGAAGAAGGCCGACTGGCGGGCACGTACCGTCGAGGTCGGCTATTGGACGGCGGGCTGGGCGCGCGGTCGCGGACTGACGTCTGCGACGGTGGACCTGTTGAGTCGCTGGGCGCTGACCGAGCAGGGCTTCCGGAGGGTCGAGTTGCGGGCAGCGGTGGGCAACGTCGGCTCCCAACGGGTTGCGGAGAGGGCCGGCTTCGCCCGCGAAGGCGTGTTGCGGTGGGCGGGGCTGACCGCCGACGAACCGACTGACATCGTCGTGTTCTCCCGAATCCGTACCGATCTCGGCGACGCGTTAGCGTGA
- a CDS encoding dihydrofolate reductase family protein codes for MSLVRVHNFSISLDGFGAGEPQTEDTPMGHAGHRLHEWMTATHAWQHTGGSRGVDNLYTQDTDTGIGAEIMGAGKYGYPGWHDDADWTGWWGSNPPFHTPVFVLTHHPRPPLEMDGGTTFHFIDAAPAEALAAAREAAGDADVRIGGGATVIRDFMAAGLIDYLHAVVVPIVLGHGSRLWDGLEGQEADYQIESICSPSGVTHLTFTRRGL; via the coding sequence ATGTCACTCGTACGAGTCCACAATTTCTCGATCTCGCTCGACGGTTTCGGCGCCGGCGAACCACAGACCGAAGACACCCCGATGGGTCACGCCGGGCACCGGCTGCATGAGTGGATGACCGCCACGCACGCCTGGCAGCACACCGGCGGTAGCCGCGGCGTAGACAATCTCTACACGCAGGACACCGACACCGGGATCGGCGCGGAGATCATGGGTGCGGGCAAGTATGGCTACCCCGGCTGGCACGACGACGCGGACTGGACCGGCTGGTGGGGCTCGAATCCGCCGTTCCACACACCGGTCTTCGTCCTCACCCACCATCCCCGTCCGCCGCTCGAGATGGACGGCGGCACCACGTTCCACTTCATCGACGCCGCGCCCGCCGAGGCGCTGGCGGCCGCGCGCGAAGCAGCGGGCGATGCCGACGTACGGATCGGCGGCGGAGCGACCGTGATCCGCGACTTCATGGCCGCCGGCTTGATCGACTATCTGCATGCCGTCGTGGTCCCGATCGTGCTCGGCCACGGATCGCGTCTCTGGGACGGCCTCGAAGGCCAGGAGGCCGACTACCAGATCGAGTCGATCTGCTCGCCGAGTGGCGTAACGCACCTGACCTTCACCCGTCGTGGTCTGTGA
- a CDS encoding O-acetyl-ADP-ribose deacetylase has translation MPELQFVQGDITEQSVDAIVNAANSSLMGGGGVDGAIHRRGGPEILQACREIRRTTFPGGLPTGQAVATTAGRLPARWVIHTVGPVYAKSEDRSDLLASAYRESLRVADEVGAVSVAFPAISAGIYGWPMDDAARIAVTTAREGATSVERVIFVLYGRDAYAAFTSVR, from the coding sequence ATGCCGGAGTTGCAGTTCGTTCAGGGCGACATCACCGAGCAGTCGGTGGATGCGATCGTCAACGCGGCCAACTCGTCGCTGATGGGTGGCGGCGGGGTTGACGGAGCCATCCATCGGCGCGGTGGACCGGAGATTCTCCAAGCCTGCAGGGAAATCCGACGTACGACGTTTCCCGGCGGGTTGCCGACCGGGCAGGCCGTCGCCACCACGGCAGGACGGCTGCCGGCGCGCTGGGTGATTCACACCGTCGGGCCGGTCTACGCCAAGTCCGAGGATCGCTCGGACTTGCTCGCCTCGGCCTACCGCGAATCCTTGCGAGTGGCCGACGAAGTCGGCGCCGTTTCGGTCGCGTTTCCGGCCATCTCGGCCGGTATCTACGGCTGGCCGATGGACGACGCCGCTCGGATCGCGGTGACGACCGCGCGAGAGGGCGCGACCTCGGTCGAGCGGGTGATCTTCGTCCTCTACGGCCGCGACGCCTACGCCGCGTTCACGTCAGTTCGCTGA
- the tdh gene encoding L-threonine 3-dehydrogenase produces the protein MKALVKRTAGPGLELTDVDVPQVGPGEALVQVKQTGICGTDLHIEAWDDWAASHVRAPLVVGHEFSGVVVEIGESVTDVSVGDVVSGEGHLTCGRCRNCRAGRRHLCINTRGIGVQIDGAFAEYVAMPSGNLWVHEHPIGFDVAAIFDPFGNAVHTALTFPMLGEDVLVTGAGPIGILAAMVSHHAGARNVVITDLSDQRLELASRLGVDLALNPRTRTLQDAHDQLGMKEGFDVGLEMSGSPVALRGMIASMTHGGRIAMLGLPSDEISIDFATVVLNMLTIKGIYGREMFETWYAMSVLLQSGLDISGVITDRFDHTEYEQAFATARSGHGGKVIMNWEK, from the coding sequence GTGAAGGCGCTGGTGAAGAGGACGGCCGGTCCCGGCCTGGAGTTGACCGACGTCGACGTTCCGCAGGTCGGCCCCGGCGAGGCGTTGGTGCAGGTCAAGCAGACCGGGATCTGCGGCACCGATCTGCACATCGAGGCGTGGGACGACTGGGCGGCGAGCCATGTGCGGGCGCCCCTGGTGGTCGGGCACGAGTTCTCCGGAGTCGTGGTTGAGATCGGCGAGTCGGTGACCGACGTGTCGGTCGGCGACGTCGTCAGCGGCGAGGGCCATCTCACCTGCGGGCGGTGCCGCAACTGCCGCGCCGGGCGACGGCACCTGTGTATCAACACCCGCGGCATCGGGGTTCAGATCGATGGCGCGTTCGCCGAGTACGTCGCGATGCCGTCGGGCAATCTGTGGGTGCACGAGCACCCGATCGGTTTCGACGTGGCCGCGATCTTCGACCCGTTCGGCAACGCCGTGCACACCGCGCTGACCTTCCCGATGCTCGGCGAGGACGTGCTGGTCACCGGCGCCGGCCCGATCGGCATCCTGGCCGCGATGGTGTCCCACCACGCCGGGGCCCGGAACGTGGTGATCACCGATCTCAGTGATCAACGGCTGGAGTTGGCCTCCCGGCTCGGTGTTGATCTTGCTCTGAATCCGCGTACTCGGACGTTGCAGGACGCCCATGATCAACTCGGGATGAAGGAAGGATTCGACGTAGGGCTGGAGATGTCCGGCAGTCCGGTGGCGCTGCGCGGCATGATCGCCTCGATGACGCACGGCGGCCGGATCGCGATGCTGGGGCTGCCGTCGGACGAGATCAGCATCGACTTCGCCACCGTGGTGCTGAACATGCTGACCATCAAGGGCATCTACGGCCGGGAGATGTTCGAGACGTGGTATGCGATGTCGGTGCTGTTGCAGAGTGGACTGGACATCTCCGGAGTGATCACCGACCGGTTCGATCACACCGAGTACGAGCAGGCGTTCGCCACCGCGCGGTCGGGCCACGGCGGCAAAGTGATCATGAACTGGGAGAAATGA